One Gemmatimonadota bacterium DNA segment encodes these proteins:
- a CDS encoding ABC transporter ATP-binding protein — MALKVENLSKHFGDVNVLQDVSFEMTAGQSLSVMGPSGSGKSTLLHVLGTLDRPSEGSLEIEGQDPFTLSEIELARFRNQGIGFVFQEHHLLPQYSVLENVLIPTLVFRNGDARDRAREIIDRVGLSHRIDHRPAELSGGERQRTAVARALINSPALLLCDEPTGSLDGARAEEIADLLFELHERENNILICATHSSALAHRFERRFDLQEGMCVEV, encoded by the coding sequence ATGGCACTAAAAGTTGAAAATCTTTCCAAACACTTCGGCGATGTAAATGTACTGCAGGATGTGTCTTTTGAAATGACGGCGGGACAATCGCTGAGTGTTATGGGGCCTTCGGGGTCGGGGAAGAGTACCTTGTTGCATGTGCTGGGTACGCTGGACCGGCCATCTGAGGGGAGTCTCGAAATTGAAGGCCAGGATCCCTTCACATTGTCGGAAATCGAACTCGCGCGGTTTAGAAATCAGGGGATTGGATTTGTGTTTCAAGAGCACCATCTTTTGCCTCAATACTCGGTTTTGGAAAATGTTTTGATTCCGACGCTGGTATTTCGAAATGGCGATGCGCGAGACCGCGCCCGAGAAATTATCGATCGCGTGGGCTTATCGCATCGCATTGATCACCGGCCCGCTGAATTATCCGGCGGCGAGCGACAGCGCACAGCGGTTGCGCGTGCGCTCATCAATTCTCCGGCATTGCTCTTGTGTGACGAACCAACGGGTAGTCTGGATGGGGCGCGGGCAGAAGAGATAGCCGATCTGTTATTTGAATTGCACGAGCGGGAAAATAATATCCTGATCTGCGCGACGCACAGCTCGGCACTGGCCCATCGCTTTGAGCGGCGGTTTGATCTACAGGAGGGGATGTGCGTCGAAGTCTGA
- a CDS encoding phenylacetate--CoA ligase family protein, translating to MPDLTTDRNALWQRQLKRLRGMLSSVLNGNAFYRNKLNRAGIYRPEDIQTRDDYRLLPFTTKEELSADQMAYPPYGSNLTFPSDHYIRVHQTSGTTGEPLNWLDTGESWDWFARCWTYVYRGAGVTANDRLFFAFSFGPFIGFWTGHESARLMGAMSISGGSMSSIQRLQAIQDHRITVLICTPTYALHLAEVAEAEGIDIASGSVQTTIHAGEPGAGLPATRRRIEQAWGARCYDHAGATEVGAWGFECAFRDGMHINESEFICEVIDPDTGEQAREGELVLTNLGRAGMPVIRYRTGDRVKLHAGICDCGSSFSRLEGGVIGRIDDALIIRGVNFYPSAIENIVRGFPEVTEFAVDIYRQREMDDMKIRIELNGGEPGTISDAIGREVRHILGIRASVQTVPHNTLPRFELKARRFTDHR from the coding sequence ATGCCCGACTTGACCACAGATCGAAATGCGCTCTGGCAGCGGCAGTTGAAGCGGTTGCGAGGTATGCTGTCTTCAGTGCTGAATGGCAATGCTTTTTATCGCAATAAGTTGAATCGAGCGGGTATTTATCGACCCGAGGATATTCAGACGCGCGATGATTACAGGCTGTTGCCCTTCACGACTAAAGAGGAATTATCGGCTGATCAGATGGCGTATCCTCCTTATGGCAGCAATCTGACGTTTCCGTCAGATCACTATATCCGCGTCCATCAAACATCGGGGACCACGGGAGAGCCTTTGAACTGGTTGGATACGGGAGAGAGTTGGGATTGGTTTGCGCGCTGCTGGACTTATGTGTATCGCGGGGCGGGCGTGACGGCAAATGACAGATTGTTTTTTGCCTTTTCCTTTGGCCCTTTTATCGGATTCTGGACCGGGCATGAGAGCGCGCGTTTAATGGGTGCGATGTCCATCTCTGGGGGATCCATGTCGTCGATTCAGCGTTTGCAGGCGATTCAGGATCATCGGATTACTGTTCTGATCTGTACGCCGACATATGCCCTGCATCTGGCAGAGGTGGCAGAGGCCGAAGGTATAGATATTGCAAGTGGTAGTGTTCAGACCACGATTCACGCGGGCGAACCCGGTGCGGGATTGCCTGCGACCAGACGACGCATTGAACAGGCATGGGGCGCGCGTTGTTATGACCACGCCGGGGCGACTGAGGTGGGGGCGTGGGGATTTGAATGTGCGTTTCGAGATGGCATGCATATAAACGAATCTGAATTTATTTGCGAAGTGATCGATCCCGATACGGGCGAACAAGCGAGAGAGGGGGAGTTGGTGCTCACCAATTTGGGACGTGCTGGCATGCCCGTTATTCGCTATCGCACGGGAGATCGCGTAAAGCTGCATGCGGGAATATGTGATTGCGGTTCGAGTTTCTCGCGTCTTGAAGGGGGCGTGATTGGACGTATCGACGATGCGTTGATTATCCGCGGCGTCAATTTTTATCCCAGCGCGATTGAAAATATCGTGCGGGGATTTCCCGAAGTGACCGAGTTTGCAGTGGATATTTATCGACAACGCGAAATGGATGATATGAAAATTCGCATCGAATTAAATGGTGGAGAACCAGGGACAATTTCTGATGCGATTGGTAGAGAGGTGCGACATATTCTGGGCATACGCGCCAGCGTTCAAACCGTGCCGCATAATACTCTGCCGAGATTTGAACTGAAAGCGAGACGGTTTACGGATCATCGTTAA
- a CDS encoding PQQ-binding-like beta-propeller repeat protein, whose protein sequence is MTYRYYLLIAVVLCFAPAQADWPQWLGPNRTGISSETGLLTTWAKDGPAVVWEKELGEGFSGISVADGRVYTMFSAGEDEFAVCLNEKTGEEIWRFRTGAKYYERQGGNGPRSQPTVDGDRVFVLSAEGWLYALNAKDGKKLWLVDLYDGLGSRVPKFGFSTSPLVEGDLLLLEVGTRHGTFIALDKTNGAVKWASQRDIVSYSSPIAVDIAGIRQVVFVSGEAAVGLSPTDGSIFWRFPWYTSYDLNVATPILVPPDRIFISSGYDHGAALLQISQEGDGLSVKKVWESRGMKNHFGTSLLIGDYIYGFDNAILKCIEAETGKEQWKRRGYGKGTLIYADGQLIILSDKGKLALADASPTAFREKVSAQVLSGKCWTPPTLANGKIFVRDMHRIVCMDVSSTQAKPAGTESE, encoded by the coding sequence ATGACATACAGGTATTATTTGTTAATCGCTGTTGTGCTTTGCTTTGCTCCCGCACAGGCGGATTGGCCCCAATGGTTGGGACCCAACCGAACGGGTATTTCTTCTGAAACGGGGTTGTTGACGACCTGGGCAAAAGATGGACCAGCAGTTGTGTGGGAAAAAGAACTCGGTGAGGGTTTTTCCGGTATCTCTGTCGCGGATGGGCGGGTTTATACGATGTTCTCTGCTGGTGAAGATGAATTTGCCGTTTGCCTGAATGAAAAAACGGGTGAGGAAATATGGCGTTTCAGGACCGGTGCCAAATACTATGAGCGGCAAGGTGGAAATGGTCCCCGTTCTCAGCCCACTGTGGATGGCGATCGGGTTTTTGTGCTCAGTGCCGAAGGCTGGTTGTACGCGCTCAATGCAAAAGATGGGAAAAAACTTTGGCTGGTTGATCTCTACGATGGATTGGGCAGTCGCGTGCCAAAATTTGGTTTTTCGACGTCGCCGTTGGTGGAAGGCGATTTGTTGCTTTTAGAGGTGGGTACGCGGCACGGGACGTTTATCGCTTTGGATAAGACCAATGGCGCTGTCAAGTGGGCGTCTCAACGAGATATCGTGTCTTATTCATCGCCCATTGCCGTAGATATTGCGGGTATCCGTCAGGTGGTTTTTGTTTCGGGCGAAGCTGCGGTTGGGCTTTCTCCCACGGATGGCTCAATCTTCTGGCGATTTCCCTGGTACACATCTTATGATTTGAATGTTGCCACGCCAATTTTAGTGCCTCCAGATCGCATATTTATTTCTTCGGGGTATGACCACGGGGCAGCTCTGTTGCAAATATCCCAGGAGGGAGATGGTCTGAGCGTTAAAAAGGTGTGGGAAAGCCGCGGTATGAAAAACCATTTTGGAACATCGCTCCTGATTGGCGACTATATCTACGGTTTTGACAATGCAATTTTGAAATGTATTGAAGCAGAGACTGGCAAAGAACAGTGGAAACGCCGTGGGTATGGCAAAGGGACGCTTATTTATGCCGATGGACAGTTGATTATTTTGAGCGATAAAGGCAAACTCGCTTTGGCAGATGCGTCGCCCACAGCGTTTCGGGAAAAGGTCAGCGCGCAAGTGCTGTCGGGCAAATGCTGGACGCCACCAACACTCGCTAATGGGAAAATTTTTGTGCGCGATATGCACAGGATTGTATGCATGGATGTATCAAGCACGCAGGCGAAACCTGCGGGCACGGAGAGCGAATAA
- a CDS encoding glycosyltransferase family 4 protein — translation MRIAYIAAGAAGMYCGSCIHDNALASALQRKGIDFALIPTYTPLRTDEQGASIDRVFYGGINVYLQQKMGIFRHTPSFVDRLLNSRTLLNGLARFSGSTRAEDLGALTVSVLEGEDGAQKKELAKLVRWLKEDFQPDLVQLTNSMFLGMAREMKRELGIPVLCSLQGEDIFLEGLIEPYKSEARQCLRDRARDVDGFVATCDYYADFMAGYLDVPRNRIHVVPLGIKLDGHGESDIKPDPLPFTIGYLARICPEKGLHVLVDAFHQLAEQVGVENVKLSVAGYLGQRDESYFQHVCEQIASRGLSGVFDYRGEVNREEKIAFLNSIHILSVPTPYKEPKGLSLLEAMANGVPVVQPRHGIFPEWIEKTGGGILVEPDSSEALAAGFLRMMNDAEGREAMGQEGKEAVHQNFSDGDMAEATLAVYRRYVTD, via the coding sequence ATGCGAATTGCTTATATTGCCGCGGGTGCGGCGGGCATGTATTGTGGCAGTTGTATTCACGACAATGCGCTGGCCTCTGCGCTTCAGCGCAAGGGAATAGATTTCGCGCTTATTCCGACGTACACGCCCCTGCGGACCGATGAACAGGGCGCGAGTATTGATCGGGTATTTTACGGCGGCATAAATGTTTATCTCCAGCAGAAAATGGGGATTTTTCGGCACACGCCCTCTTTTGTCGATAGATTGTTGAATAGCCGAACACTGCTCAATGGTCTCGCCCGTTTTAGTGGATCAACTCGCGCGGAAGATCTCGGCGCGCTCACTGTATCGGTTTTAGAAGGGGAAGATGGTGCGCAAAAAAAAGAACTCGCAAAGCTGGTGCGCTGGTTGAAAGAGGATTTTCAGCCAGACCTCGTGCAGTTGACCAATTCGATGTTTTTGGGTATGGCGAGAGAAATGAAACGGGAACTCGGTATTCCCGTTTTGTGTTCTCTGCAAGGTGAGGATATCTTTCTCGAAGGGTTGATAGAACCGTACAAATCGGAGGCGCGGCAGTGCTTACGAGATCGGGCAAGGGATGTCGATGGATTTGTAGCGACTTGTGACTATTACGCCGATTTTATGGCTGGTTATCTCGATGTGCCGCGCAATCGCATTCACGTTGTGCCGTTGGGTATCAAATTAGACGGACATGGAGAAAGCGATATAAAGCCAGATCCGTTGCCTTTTACTATTGGTTATCTCGCTCGCATATGTCCCGAGAAGGGATTGCATGTGCTGGTAGATGCGTTTCATCAACTGGCAGAGCAAGTCGGTGTGGAAAATGTAAAACTCAGCGTTGCCGGTTATCTGGGGCAAAGAGACGAGTCGTATTTTCAGCACGTATGCGAACAAATCGCATCCCGGGGACTTTCCGGTGTTTTTGATTATCGCGGGGAAGTCAATCGAGAAGAAAAAATTGCATTCCTGAATAGCATTCATATCTTATCCGTGCCTACGCCTTATAAAGAACCCAAGGGGCTATCGCTGCTCGAAGCTATGGCCAATGGCGTCCCCGTTGTTCAACCCCGGCACGGTATTTTCCCAGAATGGATTGAAAAAACGGGTGGGGGAATTCTGGTAGAGCCAGATTCTTCAGAGGCACTGGCGGCAGGGTTCCTGCGGATGATGAATGACGCAGAAGGGCGGGAGGCGATGGGGCAGGAAGGCAAAGAAGCAGTACATCAAAATTTTAGTGACGGCGATATGGCGGAGGCCACACTGGCGGTATATCGACGGTATGTGACGGATTAA
- a CDS encoding TonB-dependent siderophore receptor, with translation MRYFRQFLIFVCVLSMIGSPIFAENAEEEEKKEEEELPVYAGEEIVVTESKEKVPTVSTIATKVPIPIRLTPASIGVVNHGLFQHQSGVVLGDALRNVSGVNIQTVFGVTDFFVIRGFDSLSSGLVLTDGASEPEATFYNLYNLERVEVLKGPGAFLYGGNPLSGSVNLNRKQPIFTNAFQVGGSYGPYRTGRGTVDANWADVDQGIALRINALRQVSDSYRDDKDSGLWAVNPAVTWRPSDKTTVTANFEYVTSRYKSDSGLPIINGAVADVPRTQSYQSPFDASDQDIYRARVDLQSRLSRQVTLRNKFYYTDFSWVSQGSLFSGIFPNAQGSLDILRSLVLLDDRQKVLGNQFELLSTFRTGHVEHTLLTGLELMEWRDKFTLDVAALPNIDVFNPVETASTSQPHFIIPGQSQGADSKSRVVAPYVVNRIVFCPCYQAFVGVRYDRIDYDDPLTSTSRNYNKLSPMAGMVVSFTKELSLYANVGRAFAPPSSQVAGPRETEESFQMEVGAKKYLLDDRLHASLAVYHLTKNNIGIPDATGVTKQDGDQRSRGVELEVMMRPVRNWHTFLSYSFSNATLTRFAEFVPVFTQTGITYQLMDRSGNRAAFSPRHIFNVWTARGFDNGLEFGIGARYVASQFIAEDNQFQIRDVLTLDASVSYAYRLIKFRINAKNLTNREYETRGFGSASIIPANPFGMYCAFEVNI, from the coding sequence ATGCGTTATTTTCGACAGTTTTTGATTTTTGTCTGTGTTTTAAGCATGATTGGCAGTCCCATTTTTGCTGAGAATGCAGAGGAGGAGGAGAAGAAGGAGGAGGAAGAACTGCCCGTTTATGCGGGGGAAGAGATCGTGGTGACGGAGAGCAAGGAAAAAGTGCCTACCGTGAGTACGATCGCGACGAAGGTTCCCATTCCAATCCGCTTGACACCGGCGAGTATCGGTGTCGTTAATCACGGGTTATTTCAACATCAAAGCGGTGTGGTTTTGGGAGATGCACTTCGGAATGTGAGCGGGGTCAATATTCAGACCGTATTTGGCGTTACGGATTTCTTCGTCATTCGCGGGTTTGATTCGCTTTCCAGCGGGCTGGTGCTCACCGATGGCGCATCGGAGCCGGAAGCCACGTTTTACAATCTTTACAATCTGGAGCGCGTGGAGGTACTCAAGGGTCCGGGGGCATTTTTATACGGGGGCAATCCGCTTTCTGGATCGGTGAATCTGAATCGCAAACAACCGATTTTTACAAATGCATTCCAGGTCGGGGGTTCTTACGGTCCGTACAGGACGGGGCGCGGAACCGTGGATGCAAATTGGGCGGATGTCGATCAGGGTATTGCCTTGCGCATCAATGCCCTGCGACAGGTGTCTGATAGCTATCGAGACGATAAAGACAGCGGTTTGTGGGCCGTGAATCCCGCAGTGACATGGAGACCCAGCGACAAAACCACAGTGACCGCCAATTTTGAATATGTGACAAGCAGGTACAAATCGGATTCGGGCCTGCCCATTATTAATGGGGCGGTCGCAGATGTGCCGCGCACACAATCGTATCAATCGCCTTTTGATGCGTCAGATCAAGATATTTATCGGGCGCGCGTCGATCTGCAGTCTCGCTTATCGCGACAGGTCACGCTTCGCAATAAGTTCTATTATACCGATTTTTCATGGGTGTCTCAGGGCTCATTATTCAGCGGCATTTTTCCCAATGCCCAGGGGAGTCTGGACATCCTGCGCTCGCTTGTTCTTCTGGATGATCGCCAGAAAGTGTTGGGCAATCAGTTTGAACTGCTTTCTACATTCCGCACGGGCCACGTAGAACATACCCTGCTTACTGGACTGGAATTGATGGAGTGGAGAGATAAGTTTACTTTAGATGTGGCTGCTTTGCCCAATATCGATGTGTTCAACCCCGTGGAAACCGCGAGCACGAGCCAACCTCATTTTATTATTCCGGGACAATCGCAGGGGGCGGATTCAAAAAGCCGCGTTGTCGCGCCTTATGTCGTGAATCGCATTGTTTTTTGTCCATGCTATCAGGCATTTGTAGGTGTGCGATACGACCGCATTGATTACGATGATCCCCTGACTTCCACGTCTCGCAATTACAATAAACTGAGTCCTATGGCTGGCATGGTGGTTTCATTTACAAAGGAACTCTCGTTATACGCCAATGTCGGCAGAGCCTTTGCGCCACCCTCCAGTCAGGTAGCAGGTCCGCGAGAAACTGAAGAGAGTTTTCAGATGGAAGTGGGCGCAAAAAAATACCTGTTGGACGACCGCCTGCACGCGAGCCTCGCTGTTTATCATTTGACAAAAAACAATATTGGCATTCCCGATGCGACGGGTGTTACAAAACAAGATGGGGACCAGAGGTCTCGCGGTGTTGAGCTGGAGGTGATGATGCGCCCCGTGAGAAATTGGCACACATTTTTGTCCTACTCATTTTCCAATGCCACACTCACGCGCTTTGCCGAGTTTGTCCCCGTGTTTACGCAAACGGGTATTACATACCAGCTTATGGATCGTTCGGGAAATAGGGCAGCTTTTTCGCCGCGCCATATTTTTAATGTGTGGACGGCGAGGGGATTTGACAACGGATTGGAATTTGGGATTGGCGCGCGCTATGTTGCCAGCCAGTTTATTGCCGAAGATAATCAATTTCAAATCAGGGATGTGCTGACGCTGGATGCCTCGGTATCTTATGCTTACAGACTGATAAAATTTCGCATCAACGCCAAAAATTTGACCAATCGGGAATACGAAACGCGCGGCTTTGGCTCCGCTTCAATTATTCCGGCTAATCCATTTGGTATGTATTGCGCTTTTGAAGTCAATATTTGA
- a CDS encoding coproporphyrinogen-III oxidase family protein, which translates to MSEQIQIPEPATTRKVWKDTDVGSVFVSNYPPYSFWRDENTARIEEMLHSSDSGDRKIPLGLYLHIPFCRKRCKFCYFRVYTDRNSAEIQTYLDALAKEVETYSKLPRIAGRKLHFVYFGGGTPSYISVKHLKVLVDRVKAVMPWDDAEEVAFECEPGTLSKSKVEAIREIGVTRLSLGLENLNDDILRENGRAHVSKEIYRVMPWVKAQEFAQVNVDLIAGMVGETWETWRDTVQGTIDLDADSVTIYQMELPFNTTYSKSIRDGGGLQVADWPTKRAWHNYAIEEFARAGYETSSAYTLVKKGRLNKFIYRDALWRSADLIGTGVASFSHVGGMHFQNQTHWDPYIETIDKGQLPINRSFVPTKDERLIREMILQLKLGRIETAYFQDKFGVNILQQFGDAYQKLREYEMLDFDSQSITLSREGLLRVDQLLPEFYHEKYRNSRYT; encoded by the coding sequence ATGAGCGAGCAAATCCAGATTCCAGAGCCAGCGACAACCCGCAAAGTGTGGAAGGATACAGATGTTGGAAGCGTGTTTGTTTCCAATTATCCGCCTTACTCTTTCTGGCGCGATGAAAATACAGCGCGAATTGAAGAGATGTTACACTCATCCGATTCGGGGGATAGAAAAATACCTCTGGGCCTTTACTTGCATATTCCATTTTGCCGAAAACGGTGCAAGTTCTGTTATTTTCGGGTTTATACGGATCGCAATAGCGCGGAAATTCAGACGTATTTGGATGCCCTGGCAAAAGAAGTGGAAACTTATAGTAAGTTGCCGCGTATTGCAGGTCGAAAATTGCACTTTGTTTATTTTGGCGGAGGTACACCGTCTTATATTAGCGTCAAACACTTGAAGGTATTGGTTGACCGGGTCAAGGCTGTGATGCCGTGGGATGATGCGGAAGAGGTGGCATTTGAGTGCGAGCCGGGTACGCTGTCAAAATCCAAAGTCGAGGCTATTCGAGAGATTGGTGTCACGCGTTTGAGCCTGGGATTGGAGAACTTAAACGACGATATTTTGCGGGAGAATGGCCGCGCACACGTCAGCAAAGAAATTTACAGGGTTATGCCCTGGGTCAAAGCCCAGGAATTTGCACAGGTCAATGTAGATTTAATCGCCGGTATGGTCGGGGAGACGTGGGAGACATGGCGAGATACAGTGCAGGGCACCATTGATCTCGACGCGGATAGCGTCACTATTTATCAGATGGAATTGCCGTTTAATACGACGTATTCAAAATCGATACGCGATGGAGGAGGTTTGCAGGTCGCAGATTGGCCTACCAAGCGCGCCTGGCACAATTACGCGATTGAAGAGTTTGCCAGAGCGGGCTATGAAACATCGAGTGCTTATACGCTGGTGAAAAAAGGTCGTCTGAACAAATTCATCTACCGAGATGCCCTGTGGCGCAGTGCAGATCTCATCGGTACAGGGGTGGCTTCTTTTTCACATGTGGGAGGTATGCATTTTCAAAACCAGACGCACTGGGATCCCTATATCGAAACCATTGACAAAGGACAACTTCCGATCAATCGATCTTTTGTGCCGACAAAAGACGAGCGGCTGATCAGAGAGATGATTTTGCAACTCAAGCTCGGGCGGATTGAAACAGCGTATTTTCAGGATAAATTTGGTGTCAATATTTTGCAGCAATTTGGTGATGCCTATCAGAAGCTCAGGGAATACGAGATGCTGGATTTCGATTCGCAGAGTATCACTCTGAGCCGGGAGGGACTTTTGCGCGTCGATCAGTTGCTTCCCGAATTTTATCACGAAAAATATCGCAATTCGCGCTATACATAA
- a CDS encoding thioesterase family protein produces the protein MHSEFHTTHRVAFSDTDMAGIVHFSRFFVFMEAAEHAFLRALGTSVSTEWDGNKIGWPRLEATCTYLSPAVFEDVLDIHLRVIRKGTKSLTYRFDFFRGETAVARGELSTVCCICNPGEKIRSIPIPDFIADQIQVSE, from the coding sequence ATGCACAGCGAATTTCACACCACACACAGAGTGGCGTTTTCCGATACGGACATGGCCGGGATTGTACACTTTTCCCGGTTTTTTGTGTTTATGGAAGCTGCCGAGCATGCTTTTTTGCGCGCGTTGGGTACGAGTGTTTCAACGGAATGGGATGGGAATAAAATTGGATGGCCGCGATTGGAAGCGACGTGTACATATCTCAGTCCAGCCGTATTTGAAGATGTGCTGGATATTCATCTGAGGGTGATACGCAAAGGCACAAAATCGCTGACCTATCGGTTTGATTTTTTTCGCGGGGAGACGGCTGTTGCTCGCGGAGAATTAAGTACGGTATGTTGTATATGTAACCCCGGCGAAAAAATCAGATCCATACCGATTCCAGATTTTATCGCGGATCAAATACAGGTCTCGGAATAG
- a CDS encoding PQQ-binding-like beta-propeller repeat protein, translating into MSADEKAFMYTHDEIGDNVTLCVHLCLSVIAFLSLFLIPVQAEEWSRFRGDAQSTGVANSSLPAELDVLWTAQIEIGIESTAAIWQDAVYVGGVDEKLYAFDFDSGVLKWTYLATGEIKSSPLVFEKTVFFGDGNGVFHAVDAQTGKALWTFQTDGEIISSANATGGCILFGSYDQFLYCLAPDDGSLLWKIETDGYVHGMPAITQAHTLIAGCDGLLRVIDIASGKEQSQIELGAYVGASAAVHQARVYVGTYESQVLCIDLNAKEIVWRYEHPQRQFPYVASPSVTRERVIVAGRDKMIHALDPNTGDVLWTYTSRSRFEASPVVVGERVFAGTMDGKIVALNLETGESDWEFVTGSGFIASPSVARERLIIGTTDGALYCFGKAKE; encoded by the coding sequence ATGAGCGCAGATGAAAAGGCTTTTATGTACACACATGATGAAATAGGTGACAACGTAACCCTCTGTGTTCATCTGTGTTTATCAGTGATTGCTTTTTTGAGTTTATTTTTAATTCCCGTCCAGGCAGAAGAATGGAGTCGATTTCGCGGGGATGCACAATCTACGGGTGTTGCAAATAGTAGTCTGCCCGCTGAACTGGATGTGTTGTGGACTGCACAGATCGAAATAGGGATTGAATCCACCGCCGCAATTTGGCAAGACGCGGTATATGTGGGCGGGGTGGATGAAAAGCTATACGCTTTTGATTTTGATAGCGGTGTGCTGAAGTGGACGTATTTGGCTACGGGTGAGATCAAATCGTCGCCATTGGTTTTTGAAAAAACCGTGTTTTTCGGCGATGGCAATGGCGTTTTTCACGCTGTTGATGCACAAACCGGTAAGGCATTGTGGACGTTTCAAACGGATGGGGAGATTATCTCGTCGGCAAATGCAACCGGGGGCTGCATTCTGTTTGGGTCCTATGATCAGTTTTTATACTGCCTTGCGCCAGACGATGGGTCTTTGTTGTGGAAGATAGAAACGGATGGTTATGTTCACGGTATGCCGGCTATCACACAAGCGCATACACTGATCGCAGGATGTGATGGTCTTTTGCGCGTTATCGATATTGCCAGTGGAAAAGAACAATCGCAAATTGAACTCGGTGCTTATGTGGGGGCCAGTGCAGCCGTTCATCAGGCGCGTGTTTATGTGGGGACTTATGAGAGCCAGGTTTTGTGCATTGATTTAAATGCAAAAGAGATTGTCTGGAGATACGAACATCCACAACGGCAATTTCCCTATGTTGCATCGCCATCCGTGACCCGCGAGCGGGTTATTGTTGCAGGGCGTGACAAGATGATTCACGCGCTTGATCCCAATACGGGCGATGTTTTGTGGACCTACACATCCCGATCTCGATTTGAAGCGTCTCCCGTTGTGGTGGGGGAGCGCGTTTTTGCCGGGACAATGGATGGGAAAATCGTGGCATTAAATCTCGAGACTGGCGAATCCGATTGGGAGTTTGTAACCGGATCGGGATTTATTGCTTCTCCGAGTGTTGCGCGCGAGCGGCTGATTATTGGCACAACAGATGGTGCGTTATATTGTTTTGGAAAGGCGAAAGAATGA
- a CDS encoding NAD(P)/FAD-dependent oxidoreductase, translating to MINHYDVIVIGGGPAGSTTAALVAEYGHRVLLLEREEFPRFQIGESLMPGTYWSFKRLGLLDKLKKSEFVKKYSVQFFSGSGKGSAPFYFHLHDPHESSITYQVLRSEFDLMMMDNAREKGAEVKQGASVHQVHFSGDRATGVQVRYRDGQISDVSASVIVDATGRSALISRRLKTKTIEPELKKASIFTHYKGAFRDEGIDEGATLILHTRDKDSWFWYIPLADDVVSVGVVGGLDYLLQNRKRTPQEIFEEELDKCIRMQERLAGAEQLFPMKVTQDFSYRSNTVAGEGWVLVGDAFGFIDPVYSSGVFLALKSGEMAADAIHEAIEKRDFSAGQLGKWGPEFLPGMEAIRKLVYAFYTKDFSFARFLKSHPECIDGIINILKGNVYREDVTPIFEPMGHMCDLPETVDHYAEVSA from the coding sequence ATGATCAATCACTACGATGTCATTGTCATTGGTGGGGGACCTGCGGGGAGTACGACAGCTGCGCTGGTCGCTGAATATGGGCACCGTGTTTTGCTGCTGGAGCGGGAGGAATTTCCCAGATTTCAGATTGGCGAGTCCCTGATGCCGGGGACGTACTGGTCGTTTAAACGACTTGGGTTGCTGGATAAGCTAAAAAAAAGTGAGTTTGTAAAAAAATATAGCGTTCAATTTTTTAGCGGATCGGGAAAAGGCTCTGCGCCATTTTATTTTCACTTACACGATCCCCACGAAAGTTCGATTACGTATCAGGTGTTGCGCAGCGAATTTGATCTTATGATGATGGATAATGCCCGCGAGAAAGGCGCCGAGGTCAAACAAGGGGCGAGTGTGCATCAGGTGCATTTTTCCGGGGATAGGGCAACGGGTGTTCAGGTGAGATATCGCGATGGACAGATCAGTGATGTGTCTGCCAGTGTTATCGTAGATGCGACGGGACGAAGCGCGCTTATTTCACGAAGGCTAAAGACCAAGACGATTGAGCCAGAACTCAAAAAGGCATCTATTTTCACGCACTACAAAGGCGCGTTCCGCGATGAGGGTATTGACGAAGGTGCAACGCTGATTTTACATACGCGTGACAAGGATTCATGGTTCTGGTACATCCCGCTGGCAGATGATGTGGTCAGCGTGGGTGTTGTTGGGGGATTGGATTATTTGTTGCAAAACCGCAAGAGAACCCCTCAGGAAATTTTCGAAGAAGAGCTGGATAAGTGCATCCGCATGCAAGAACGGCTCGCAGGGGCGGAGCAGTTATTTCCGATGAAAGTCACGCAGGATTTTTCATACCGATCCAATACTGTCGCGGGTGAGGGATGGGTGCTGGTAGGCGATGCGTTTGGTTTTATCGATCCCGTGTATTCTTCGGGTGTGTTCCTCGCGCTCAAATCGGGCGAGATGGCTGCCGATGCGATCCACGAAGCCATTGAAAAGCGCGATTTCTCTGCCGGGCAACTCGGCAAATGGGGACCAGAATTTCTTCCGGGCATGGAGGCGATTCGCAAATTGGTCTATGCTTTTTATACCAAAGATTTCAGTTTTGCCAGATTTTTGAAATCGCACCCGGAATGTATAGATGGCATTATCAATATCTTAAAAGGCAATGTCTATCGCGAGGATGTCACCCCTATTTTTGAACCTATGGGGCACATGTGTGATCTGCCCGAGACTGTAGATCACTACGCTGAGGTATCTGCTTAA